The genomic stretch CACCAGAGACCACCCCAGCCTGATCCACTATGCTGCATGTTATGGGCAGGTAAGGTGACAatcctattttttttcttctagaaAGCAAGGTGCATACACATATTTTATGACTTCCATTGTCTTACTTCATCTAAGCCTATACCCTCTACTTTGCACTGAAAAAATGCAATGAACAGCTGTTACTCCCGTTAGTAATAATTAGACTTAAACTTTACACTCTAAAGCCTATAGAGGTTAACCTAAAGTTTAAGAAAGCTCTACCATGGGAGATGTGACCAGAGCAAATTCCAGCCCTCCGTGTGCTAATGTCCATCTCTAGATGTAATATAAGGATCCATGAATGATGGTAAGGGTCTCCTTTTGCTCCTTTTCTCCCTGCTTTTCTTGTAGTTCTGAAGACACAATACTAATGCTGTTAAGCCCAAAGGTATTTTTTTGGCAAAAACCTCCCTAAATTCCTGGCTTGTCTTTACAGAAACCCAGCTATTCTCCAATTTTAAACAATGGAAAATccttaatttaaacattttcccaAGTTTGATTACAGATGCAATTAAAGGTGGAAACGGTCTCGGATTTAGGGTGTTTCCAAAGCGTTGTCTACAGTAATTTAGGTATATTTTGCACTAAAGTTAAGTGATGAAATTAGGGTTCCTATTTGGTTTGGGCTATGTTTAGAGTTAGAGTCCCCAGTACACTAAGGCTTCATTAAGATTAGGGATGTTTTTCTACTGAGTTTACTGAATCTTGTGAAGATTTTCATGGACCTAGCATGATGTTTGGTAGGGTTGGGATTCAGGCTTTTGTTTGACCTTAATAGGGGGCTGTTAACAGATGCCATACAATGAGTGATAAGTGTACCCTCAGTATGATTTAGGTCCTTTTATTGGATACTGTGGATTTTCTAaataaatagaatgattatCTTTCAATGGACTCCATATaggtttaatatatatgtatagtgttgtttaaaatgtaataatatatgCCACCCATTTTATGTTTGGTAGTGTAAACTCATCCCTATGATGTATTGTATTAACAGAATACAGTACTTTCAGAAATGTGGAAACTGATTTGCTGTGCATTGTTAGTTAACAATAAGCTGTTACTGTAGATCAGCAGCTACATGAATCCCCGTCATCTGTGCAGTGTTGGCATACAAGCAGATTGTCACCAGCAAATGATAGAAcatctactgcatttttgtaaaGTTCAAATAAACTAGAAATCAACACTATTTCCTTAGATTTCACCCTGTCAACAATTTATTACAATGTTTCATTTTCCACTGGCTTTGCCAGCACTGTTGCTGTTGGCCAAAACACCAGAAGTAAACAGCTTCCAGTTCTTTGTTTCAGTTTGAGATCCTTTTATTGTGAAACCGTGTTCccagtcttttttttctctgtgattCTGAGGTTCTGTAAATTTCAGCAAATTCTGGGTTGTTTCTTGTAGGAAAAGATTCTCCTGTGGTTATTGCAGTTCATGCAAGAACAAGGGATTTCATTGGATGAAGTTGACCAATACGGAAACAGTGCCGTCCACATTGCATCTCAGCACGGCCATCTGGGCTGCATCCAGGTAGATGTGTTTCTACCATTTGAGATGAAATGCTTGTGGTTTAATGAAGTGTACACCAAATACACAAAAAATTGTATTCTGCAACTGTAATTAAAAAGCAATACTTTACAATAAATGTTGTTATATTAATTCCAAACAGACAAGTGTTTATAAAGTTTAAAGGTGAAAATGAACTTTTACGTACATCAGtagcatttagtttttttgtctgGTTAGTTGTATTAAATGCACATTGATGCCATTACTCATATTTCCTGTGTTGTTTGTTGCTGTTACCTGTTTTTGCAGACCCTGGTGGAATATGGTGCCAATGTTACCATTAACAACCAGCACGGAGAAAAGCCATCCCAGAGTGCTGAGCGACACGGACACACCACCTGCTCACGCTACCTTGTGGTTGTGGAAACATGCATGTCCCTGGCATCACAAGTTGTCAAGTTAACCAAGCAGCTGAAAGAGTAAGCGGAAGAAAGGACCCTCTATCTCGCACAcatcacatttttcttttttctttctatacttttgaggagAAGTAGTATTACAAGCTGTTGTATtatctgtgtaactgtgtggtAACTACATTTCCAGGCAAACTACTGAAAGAATCACTTTGCAAACTCAACTACAGCAGCTACTGGAAACACAGCAACTGGAAGAGGGCACGCCAGTTGAATCTCCCAGGTGTGTTACTGTGACACAGTCGTGTGTCTATTATTTGCTCAAGAAAATGTCATGCCAAAACAGCTGTCGCCAGCTTTGTGATGTTACAATTGTACAGAAAGGATACTTTCTGAAAGTTCTTTTTGAGTTTGTTTTTTACTGTAGACCTGTTCTCCGACCACACATTGTTGCCTTAAAGATTGagaacatttctgcagcatagtgcacttaatgtttacaaaaccATAACTGAAAATATCACATTACCCTTTAAAAGTTCCTTATGTTTTAAAGGTGATAAAACAGTGAGGAGTCTGGTAGAAATATGCAACCAAATTCTTATAAATTACAACCTAGACCATTATAATGTTATGTTACTAAAACTCAGGTTATATGATTGCCTGAAATGtcctatttttgttttgttttacggTCTCTGTGATTACATGGTGTATTCGTTGTGTGGgttttccattttcattttttgtctttgtttttctgttagTTCACCTTTGTCCCCCGCAGTAACCAGGCCCCAAGTGCCTTTTTCACCAGAACACAAGACAATGGACACTACCCACTCAGCCCTCCAGAGGAGCTGTGCCGGCACTCTGCCTGGCCGCCGGCTCGTCAAGCAGAAGGAGGAAGACTCTGATAAGATTCTGCGACAGCTTCTGGGAAAAGAGATAGCAGAGAACGTGTGTACCCAAGAGAAACTATCACTGGAGTTCCAGGATGGGCAGAGAGAAGGCTCTGGAACGGGCCCCAAGATACTGAAGAGGATGCCAGCCGAGAAGAGAGAGCTTAAACTGGCTAGACTGAGACAGATCATGCAGCGCTCCCTCAGCGAGTCGGACACGGATTCCTATCACTCGGAAGAGCAGAAAAACACTCCGGTCAAGAGAGCTGACAAACCCCGCCCTCTACCTATTGTAGAAAATGTGGAGTGTACTGAGAGTTTACACCTAATGATCAAGAAGCACACTTCCGCGGCTGGACGCAAGTACGCCTTTGCCAACAGTGTTTCAAAGTCCATGGATGGACACAGCCCCTCGCCCACTTCAGAAGGCAGCGACCCGGATTATGAATCGCAGTACCAGGCGGGGATTCTCCCGAGAACTGGAGTGACTGGGGAAGTGCCCCCGTCTGCCTCTGAAAATGCTAATAACCAAAAGGTTACCACAAGCCCCAAAAGTGCCCTCAAATCTCCATCCTCAAAGAGAAGAACATCCCAAAACTTGAAACTCAGGGTGACCTTTGAGGAGCCAGTTGTGCACATCGAACAGACGGAAGGGGAAGCGAATAGTAGCAAAGGAAAAGAGAGCGATAAAGGCGTGTCCAGGACTGCCCAAAGCACGGACTCGGGTGATGCGTGGAAAAGACCGTTTGGAACGTTCAGATCCATCATGGAGTCTCTGAGTGGAAACcagaacaataacaataacaattatcCAACGGCTGCTATAGTCAAAACACCCCCATCTGGTTTACTACTGACTTCGACAGGAAGGAAACAAGCAGAAACAAAAGCACACCAAATTAGCCCCACAAAGTTAAAGAGCAAAACAGTGAGTGCTGTGTAGTATTGGTAGTTGTGTGGCTTGCATGTACTGTATTGCAAACATtcactgcaaaataaatagtGTGCTTCTGTTTTGTCTATATTCCACAGCGTGTTAACCTTttactaatatatattttttttaaccatcaAGATGCTGTTGTTTTCATCATGTGATTTCAGTTCTATAATAATAGTCGAGTGGCTCGAATAAACTTTGTATACAAGGCAGGCAACGATGTATCTGAGCCAACCAAGATCTAAACAATATGATAGACAACTGTGAAACTCCTTAtagcaaacaaaagaaaaatggacaAATGGAAATTATTTTGTGAGTTGAAAAAGTTTATAGTATATATTCTGTACAGTGGTTCCAGCAAGTGTGTTTATACTTGTTAAGTGTATGTAAATTGAACCACTATATTTTAACCAAACTATATAACATTACGAGATATAAGTTTTGTGGTCTGTGCTGCTGTCAACCTTTTAATTATCAGTACTTTCATAGTcattaaataatgaatgaattTCAGTCATTTTATATGGGCTCTGTAGTGTATTTTATAtccaacaatatatattaatattccataattgtatttttaactatatattttaaaattccttcatgttgctttttgttttgtttttcttacatttgtgggcattctttatttttttacatctaATATGAAATATTGTGGTGCCACTATTGGTTTgaataaaacattcatatataaataCTGCACTTTAGTCACATGGGCAAATTTTGTTTCTGAAGCCTGAAAGGCAGGGAATGgctgtattttgttatttcgAAATGTCTGTTGGATTTACTATAGATGTACAGTAGTTTGAATagaattagtattatttattcattggcagacacccttatccagggcgacttacagtttacacaaacaatttaaacaaataatgaatatctgtcatttaatttgaatgtgtttttgctTTCTGCATGGAGTTGCTTGCTGTATTTTTGCATGCTCTGAAAGGCATGGCTGCGCTTGCTCAAAACACATCTGCCCTGACTTTTTTTAGGATACTTGCATCTTCAGTCGCGATCACCCTTGCATGCTGATTACTGATGACCTTCATAATATGTACACTGCATGGTATGTTTCTCTGGGTCTTGCCAAACTACTTGACAATGTATATTTAGTTTCAGGGTCTACTGTAAAAATACTAGACACAGATCTGAATTGATTCCATATAATCAGGTTGATCATGATGTCACTTCATGAAATCTGAGATCTCATTTAATGATGATTCATTTCAGATGACTGAATTCATTTTGATGTATTAACTTTACATGCCCTGGTTAAAAGGAATGTTTTATCATCTATGCAAATTTCAATGTTTTCATcccttttaattttgtttatctTCGGTTATGACATCATGGAATAAAGACTATAAACCCAAAACCTCAAGGGGATCATTTTTGGGGATTCAAATTTAATTATTAGTCaggttttcatgtttttttttttttcaatcacaGTATGCTACAAatttttaaattggttttatAGTATCAAAATAGTCGCTTCTCATTAAATAATCAGGCCTTTATTCAGTGACCTTTTTATAACAATACGATGTGTATGTATGACTTTTATATACAGTTATAATAACTGACTAGTTTTGGAAttccaaactgaaaaaaaaaaaagaaaacctctgTCTTTTTCAGTGTTATGTCTATTGTGCATTCATTGGAAACGTTCACCTCTGGCTGTACTAAGCATGTCACTATGTGCATGTATTTTCTAAATATCAGTAAATGTGATTGGCACattcacattttacataatgGAATGAATTATTGTCCTCCCACTGTTATTTCCTTATCTCCGTTGAAGTGTCATGACTTTCGTTAtgatataatttaatttgaagaTTCTGATACTTTAAGGCAATTGAGTgtctctgtttctttttttgcagcACTGATGACTTGATCAATTGTCAGGAGGAAAAAACTATGGCCAGTGCAGAAGACCCAGAGTTACTGGAATTCTTCTTGTGAGAGCATCGTCTTCCCAAATTTGTGCGGATGGTCTAATGGCTGCTACAGGTCACTTTGAGCAGCCCTGGATTCAAGGAATAGAAGGGGACGCAGATTTTGAACACTGCTTTTCAAGAGAATACTTCAAGAAGGAAGTCAAAGGAATCGAAGTGTTTGGAGAATATGAAATCCGTttcatactttttatttttctcgtaAACTGACACTTGTTTGCTaaagctatttttaaaaacctatGCACTTTCGCAAGCAATTTAACATCATACATGTATTTCTAAATCtttttgcaacaacacatctgATGAAGATATGGCCTTGTAATTCTTTTCTAAAATGAAGTAGTGTTAATTGTAAAGAATGTTATTTTGTGACTTTTTGGGTTTGGgggggtgcatgctttttttaaataaaactgaactGTGGATTGCTAGCTCTAGAAGTTCATGATAGCTAAAGAATGCAGAGTCGAGACATGGGATTTGCAGTACTTTGATTACTGTGGTACAcaattttgtttaatgtaacaTTGTTTATGTGCAgaatttctgtttctgtgtttcactGCTTTGTTTCCTCTGAGTTACAGAGTATCAGAACAATACAACTTTTTTGAGATGACGGCAAAGTCATGAAGGATCTTTTGACTTTTATGTACAATTTGCTGAACTAAAAGTCAAAAGCTCTCCACACTTTCATGGCCgaattgattgattttattttgctgaaGTATGCCAATGGCTTTCACACAACTGCAGGCTGTATTTTTGTCTTTAATATTGAAACCTTAACACACTTCAATAAAAATAGgggaaaacattttgtattttccttaccatatttattttccagtgtACCTGTTATTATTCCTTCTGAAGGGGAGAGTCTTCAACGGTTCAGGGAGATTTTCAAAACATTGACTCTGGTATTTTACATGTctcttaaataataatttgggtTTTAAAATGGGAGAGCCTTCTGATTTTCAAGAACGGCAGCAGTATAAGTCTGAAATCAATCCCAGAGAATAAACATTGCCTAAATAAGTTCTACCCTCTGC from Amia ocellicauda isolate fAmiCal2 chromosome 8, fAmiCal2.hap1, whole genome shotgun sequence encodes the following:
- the sncaip gene encoding synphilin-1 isoform X1 — translated: MDTPEYLDLDEIDFTDDLAYSVTSLKTIPELCRRCDSQNEERQVPGTNWSGGVSSHSGSGIKPTGIAEVYSKFRPVKRVSPLKRQPETTDNETDNDQPEQKGDYSKEETSEKQPQPSLSPSDSQGFKGKDAGTGVLFGELEHYDLDMDEILDVPYIKSNQQLSALSKGAAEKRTAGSGVSDKGHGNKTCSAANGENLPASLTQFCVLSPVKSSDLRKTPAIVADQHRRPAAGLELSQNLLSCGSVPEAETQVKSFPNRTFSDSHAHKADKAMPNCQPRIFQLQNLPADSKLDENSNRAWGSPGGPGERNEEAKKVKSILNIIREGQISLLPHLAVDNLEQIHDENGNNLLHVSASQGHAECLQHLTSLMGEDCLSERNNEQLTPAGLSIKNGRLECVRWMVSETEAIAELSCTRDHPSLIHYAACYGQEKILLWLLQFMQEQGISLDEVDQYGNSAVHIASQHGHLGCIQTLVEYGANVTINNQHGEKPSQSAERHGHTTCSRYLVVVETCMSLASQVVKLTKQLKEQTTERITLQTQLQQLLETQQLEEGTPVESPSSPLSPAVTRPQVPFSPEHKTMDTTHSALQRSCAGTLPGRRLVKQKEEDSDKILRQLLGKEIAENVCTQEKLSLEFQDGQREGSGTGPKILKRMPAEKRELKLARLRQIMQRSLSESDTDSYHSEEQKNTPVKRADKPRPLPIVENVECTESLHLMIKKHTSAAGRKYAFANSVSKSMDGHSPSPTSEGSDPDYESQYQAGILPRTGVTGEVPPSASENANNQKVTTSPKSALKSPSSKRRTSQNLKLRVTFEEPVVHIEQTEGEANSSKGKESDKGVSRTAQSTDSGDAWKRPFGTFRSIMESLSGNQNNNNNNYPTAAIVKTPPSGLLLTSTGRKQAETKAHQISPTKLKSKTDTCIFSRDHPCMLITDDLHNMYTACTDDLINCQEEKTMASAEDPELLEFFL
- the sncaip gene encoding synphilin-1 isoform X2 is translated as MDTPEYLDLDEIDFTDDLAYSVTSLKTIPELCRRCDSQNEERQVPGTNWSGGVSSHSGSGIKPTGIAEVYSKFRPVKRVSPLKRQPETTDNETDNDQPEQKGDYSKEETSEKQPQPSLSPSDSQGFKGKDAGTGVLFGELEHYDLDMDEILDVPYIKSNQQLSALSKGAAEKRTAGSGVSDKGHGNKTCSAANGENLPASLTQFCVLSPVKSSDLRKTPAIVADQHRRPAAGLELSQNLLSCGSVPEAETQVKSFPNRTFSDSHAHKADKAMPNCQPRIFQLQNLPADSKLDENSNRAWGSPGGPGERNEEAKKVKSILNIIREGQISLLPHLAVDNLEQIHDENGNNLLHVSASQGHAECLQHLTSLMGEDCLSERNNEQLTPAGLSIKNGRLECVRWMVSETEAIAELSCTRDHPSLIHYAACYGQEKILLWLLQFMQEQGISLDEVDQYGNSAVHIASQHGHLGCIQTLVEYGANVTINNQHGEKPSQSAERHGHTTCSRYLVVVETCMSLASQVVKLTKQLKEQTTERITLQTQLQQLLETQQLEEGTPVESPSSPLSPAVTRPQVPFSPEHKTMDTTHSALQRSCAGTLPGRRLVKQKEEDSDKILRQLLGKEIAENVCTQEKLSLEFQDGQREGSGTGPKILKRMPAEKRELKLARLRQIMQRSLSESDTDSYHSEEQKNTPVKRADKPRPLPIVENVECTESLHLMIKKHTSAAGRKYAFANSVSKSMDGHSPSPTSEGSDPDYESQYQAGILPRTGVTGEVPPSASENANNQKVTTSPKSALKSPSSKRRTSQNLKLRVTFEEPVVHIEQTEGEANSSKGKESDKGVSRTAQSTDSGDAWKRPFGTFRSIMESLSGNQNNNNNNYPTAAIVKTPPSGLLLTSTGRKQAETKAHQISPTKLKSKTH